Proteins encoded by one window of Sphaerodactylus townsendi isolate TG3544 linkage group LG04, MPM_Stown_v2.3, whole genome shotgun sequence:
- the LIPT2 gene encoding putative lipoyltransferase 2, mitochondrial: MSRGLPVSLVRLGRASFGASLAAQEGCVRRQREGAGPEAGRLLLWEPSGPVYTAGLRGLGGEAEAEAEAEARRLRALGAAFERVPRGGLVTFHGPGQLVAYPVLDLRRFGLPLRRYVAALERLAQAAAAALGLPRARPRPPPCTGLWVGGRKLCAIGVHCGRHITSHGLALNCCTDLTWFDHIVPCGLEGKGVTSLSQELQRHVSVEEATGPFLDAFQEVFHCTLTVSEEPWS, encoded by the exons ATGAGCCGCGGCCTGCCGGTGTCGCTGGTGCGGCTGGGCCGGGCGTCGTTCGGGGCGTCGCTGGCGGCGCAGGAGGGCTGCGTGCGGCGGCAGCGGGAGGGGGCCGGGCCCGAGGCGGGGCGGCTGCTGCTGTGGGAGCCGTCGGGCCCGGTCTACACGGCGGGGCTGCGCGGCCTGGGCGGCGAGGccgaggcggaggcggaggctgAGGCGCGGCGTCTGCGGGCGCTGGGCGCGGCCTTCGAGCGCGTCCCCCGCGGCGGCCTGGTCACCTTCCACGGGCCGGGGCAGCTGGTGGCCTACCCGGTGCTGGACCTGCGCCGCTTCGGCCTGCCGCTGCGCCGCTACGTGGCCGCCCTCGAGCGCCTGGcccaggccgccgccgccgccctcggCCTGCCCCGCGCCCGGCCCCGCCCGCCGCCCTGCACGGGCCTCTGGGTCGGGGGACGCAAGCTCTGCGCCATCG GTGTCCACTGCGGGAGGCACATAACGTCGCACGGCCTGGCTCTGAACTGCTGCACGGATTTGACGTGGTTCGACCACATCGTCCCTTGCGGGCTGGAAGGCAAAGGGGTGACCTCGCTGAGCCAAGAACTCCAGAGACACGTCTCGGTTGAAGAAGCCACTGGGCCGTTCCTGGATGCTTTCCAGGAGGTGTTTCATTGCACTTTGACGGTCTCCGAAGAGCCCTGGAGCTAG